Proteins encoded in a region of the Anopheles aquasalis chromosome 2, idAnoAquaMG_Q_19, whole genome shotgun sequence genome:
- the LOC126573299 gene encoding bromodomain and WD repeat-containing protein 3 isoform X2: MEDRNLVNSSIPVPELYFLIAKFLSNGPLQEAGKVLVQELEKLDLFPRRLDWTGQEHRQTLAEVERKYPHIGPQHLLEICSRVGPLLDRELPPAISGVLTALGAGRQSLLRTKESVSRPRQLVDYYTRLHDRPLSDVVNRNNTQNLVRVLYGRESAGPLIRRQAIPPSFYAKQTLQRRTLGHLSAVYCVLFDRTGKYIITGADDFLVKLWSAIDGRLLATFRGASAEITDIAINLDNTMLAAGSLDRILRVWDLQYGGPIAVLSGHTGMITSVNFCPSPKTDLRYLVTTSTDGSVAFWEYSTRGGKTTFCSKPTSYHEKIRPGQAQMICGSFSPGGMFLAAGSADHHVRVYLMSEDGPKRILETESHGDTVDSIQWAHAGLRFVSGSKDGTALVWHFESQQWKSVRLNMADRLPSCPPVNPDDNVKLKVTMVSWDNTDKWVITAVNDHTIKVWNSHNGRLHRVLRGHTKEIYVLESHQTDSGVLLSAGHDGHLFIWDIVAGVSIASFVNRINDAWESGIYDAKWSPDGMMIAATDSDGHILMFGYGAGHEKLKQLPLELFFHTDYRPLIRDSALHVMDEQTQTMPHLMPPPFLVDIDGNPYPPALQRLVPGRENCPTDQLIPNITVGNGGAGGIEQQQPQPQQQPQQQQQQQQPADPLAAGGAYSNIDRLIEALANRQGAGAPARGEDGNREQPPAPVAQQQALVGANERRRTNSVGSGQGGVRNEPAGAGRNVAAAGPQQAPRLGHWNAPAGPAAAAAATAEQDSAGYKFHRRQYVRPMSYSSMISLKQRVYAAGVQEQEVYRREMRRRPVMINTANNASSSLGHAMNGGGPSGSRRAGGRGGAGNRAVRRAAAAAAAVAGDAAPGGAGGGPAPAYRTRAVRENEPRRPEPEEDDDDHEAEEQNDSSSSEPSNSDDDSTAIEEELDLSGSSTSDSQSSDYSDWVAHEPGRNLEPPKRSKRKHVQRRAYSPPDPDQPGPSNSATTSAAAAAPGPSGQGGRRSTKVRKIPLTRDGEIPEQFRPPEWLSEVIPRKAPYYPQMGDEVVYFRQGHQRYLEAVRAKAVYALGNRSEPWASMEIQEHELCKVIGIKYEIRPPRLCCLKLAIITQEGELTGRSFAIKYHDMPDVLDFLVLRQTFDTSVGRSWGPGDRFRCMIEDVWWTGAIESRNQLSPDFPDSHFMCFRVRWDNGEYELMSPWDLEPVDESRQPEEVGGAVPVLPEELQATLYQPKAEEWPRGDRDGSCRRIIAGLEQVMGLAIADLFLAPVDLNLYPEYAFVVEYPIDLNTIKSRFENRFYRRVTSAQFDVRYLATNAEKFNESHSTIVRNARIITDLCLRILSDLNEIDVPAVYHQLVDTYLSSDSETEAHRRAAGPSSSSTRGGGADGAGPSGLSGASASASARRAPAGGSRRSRRLVPEGDWRVDCRELLEMIWQCDDSEPFREPVDTIEHPDYLQIIDTPMDLRTIKEDLLGGNYETPLDFYKDMKLIFQNSRNYNTNKRSRIYSMTLRLSTLFEAHIKPIIYVWKSARRRGKAAVRGKRSGGGGGGATAGGSGAPSAAAGSSRSGGSGWYEGEPGAGPSGTNGLSSSSAHSSKRRRLAERRRRVHDDDDDDDDDDDDDDDVGEDGPGPSSSSGRRQRAALGLNSSSGSSRTAASRPDDEEDDDDDDDEDDEDAAGSRRRTGVSKRSRNGGGGAMVAASSRRRGRPSSNGVSSSSQNVIEPSGGSQRARARTLRGRRALEEDEEDEEEEAAVGTESDASTSDDTTTDDSDSDDDDDDDDDSTGVPVSHRADYDSGEMYDPYKRRKRRPATNPSSARKRKKKEKKKVHRSRRQVSSTTKRKNGVSGAATMATNAGGGGASTSGAPSRQSVRQDLFGVTSASSAVAGSSRALRNGSDRSPPSSSTLPNSRDGSKPKQQQQQANNKRPRRLARNQVASSDEEDDDDDDEDDDEDHEAAGEGGAGPPPSKRSRGRYESDHSYHKERPKTSRIVSDTDNEEAEPPRSTRGSVRRAQAEWGKSEDSLEGPANDDDDDDGDDDDDNEDRTATGTTTSRSRRIMDEEDEPGPSGGRSVGATAGASASTSSGRQMRTRKPIVMSDHDEHHSPEETANISKRGSASHHHPSSRSSSRRAFAATERNGDAAGPGPSGLRGRRLRGVVASTSSAATPPPHTVDHNYGEPGPSSSAAATSTGSSRASRGVVVSSASVATTAVTVGSGTMVSGGTAASVLRRTRNRSSTTVLSRHQRNADELDQATVMVEQQESSSSLLVRTEESSTRRGNHLLPRRNRRPNDDVDHDDDDDDDDDDDDEDDVPLRAAPGLRQLRSRRPVSTKRRKRGVSSSHDEQHELEDEHGDGDEPEDEAAEEEHDDDASSDSDDDNTPLHVMAAAAAATAAAATRTRGRRSQTVAATTGTAATNRGMRGTPKKSQSSSESQSMVAPGSGSRARRKERYTSDEEYELPGPSSGRSTRKLKRLRYNEESDEEEGADDDADQGQHRRHHNANHRSMRRGSNPAMHRRQQRRHHRDEEDDDDDDAEDDDIQRALENIRQRSRRLPVSTAETTQQHSYVVRQQQQQSSARYRRS; this comes from the exons CTTTTCCCCCGTCGCCTGGACTGGACCGGACAGGAGCATCGACAAACGTTGGCAGAAGTG GAACGAAAGTATCCACACATTGGACCACAGCATCTACTAGAGATATGCAGCAGGGTTGGGCCGTTGCTCGACCGCGAGCTACCACCGGCCATTTCCGGCGTACTGACCGCGCTCGGTGCGGGACGGCAAAGCTTGCTGCGTACCAAGGAGTCCGTTTCGCGGCCACGCCAGCTCGTCGATTACTATACCCGCCTGCACGATCGTCCCCTCAGCGATGTGGTCAATCGGAACAACACGCAGAACCTGGTCCGGGTGCTGTATGGGCGAGAGAGTGCGGGGCCACTGATACGCCGCCAGGCCATACCACCGTCGTTCTACGCGAAACAGACACTGCAACGTCGCACGCTCGGCCACCTGTCTGCCGTCTACTGCGTGCTGTTCGATCGTACCGGAAAGTACATCATAACCGGGGCTGATGACTTCCTTGTGAAGCTATGGAGCGCCATCGATGGCCGGTTGCTGGCcacgttccgtggtgcgtCCGCGGAAATCACCGACATTGCCATCAATCTCGACAACACGATGCTGGCGGCCGGTTCGCTCGATCGGATCCTGCGCGTTTGGGACCTCCAGTACGGTGGTCCGATCGCGGTTCTGTCTGGCCACACGGGCATGATCACATCGGTCAACTTTTGCCCGTCACCGAAAACCGATCTGCGCTATCTCGTCACAACCAGCACGGACGGTTCGGTGGCGTTCTGGGAGTACAGTACCCGCGGTGGCAAGACGACGTTCTGCTCGAAACCGACCTCGTACCACGAGAAGATCCGGCCCGGCCAGGCACAGATGATTTGTGGTTCGTTCTCACCGGGCGGTATGTTTCTGGCGGCCGGTTCGGCCGACCATCACGTGCGCGTCTACCTGATGTCGGAGGATGGACCGAAGCGGATCCTCGAGACGGAATCCCACGGTGACACGGTCGATTCGATCCAGTGGGCCCATGCCGGGTTGCGGTTCGTATCGGGCAGCAAGGACGGGACGGCGCTCGTGTGGCACTTTGAGTCGCAACAGTGGAAGTCGGTGCGGTTGAATATGGCGGACCGGTTACCGAGCTGCCCGCCCGTCAACCCGGACGATAACGTGAAGCTGAAGGTGACGATGGTGTCGTGGGACAACACGGACAAATGGGTCATAACGGCGGTGAACGATCATACGATCAAGGTGTGGAACTCACACAATGGCCGGCTGCATCGGGTACTGCGTGGCCACACGAAGGAGATCTACGTGCTCGAGTCACACCAGACGGACTCGGGTGTGCTGCTGTCGGCCGGCCATGACGGTCACCTGTTCATCTGGGACATCGTGGCCGGTGTATCGATCGCTAGCTTCGTGAACCGCATCAACGACGCGTGGGAGAGTGGCATTTATGATGCAAAGTGGTCCCCGGATGGTATGATGATTGCGGCCACCGATTCCGACGGCCACATACTGATGTTTGGGTACGGTGCGGGGCACGAGAAGTTGAAGCAGCTGCCGCTCGAACTGTTCTTTCACACCGACTACCGGCCGTTGATACGCGATTCGGCGCTGCACGTGATGGACGAGCAGACGCAAACGATGCCCCACCtgatgccaccaccgttcctCGTCGATATCGACGGTAATCCGTATCCGCCGGCGCTGCAGCGACTGGTGCCGGGACGGGAGAACTGTCCTACCGATCAGCTGATACCGAACATTACCGtcggtaatggtggtgctggtggtatcgagcagcaacagccacaaccacaacaacaaccacagcagcagcaacaacagcagcaaccagccgATCCGTTGGCCGCCGGTGGAGCGTACTCCAACATTGACCGTTTGATCGAGGCGCTGGCAAACCGTCAAGGGGCAGGAGCACCTGCTAGAGGAGAGGACGGTAATCGAGaacaaccaccagcgccagtggcTCAGCAGCAAGCGCTCGTTGGTGCCAACGAGCGACGCCGAACGAATTCCGTTGGTTCCGGTCAGGGTGGTGTTAGGAATGAGCCGGCTGGAGCAGGGCGCAatgttgcagctgctgggCCTCAGCAAGCACCACGTCTCGGCCATTGGAACGCCCCggcaggaccagcagcagcagcagcagcgactgcaGAACAGGATTCCGCTGGTTACAAGTTTCACCGGCGGCAATACGTCCGCCCGATGAGCTACTCGTCGATGATATCTCTCAAGCAGCGTGTGTACGCGGCGGGCGTCCAGGAACAGGAGGTGTACCGGCGCGAGATGCGACGCCGACCGGTCATGATCAACACTGCCAACAATGCCAGCTCCTCGCTCGGTCACGCCATGAACGGTGGAGGCCCATCGGGAAGCAGAAGAGCGGGAGggcgtggtggtgccggaaaCCGTGCTGTACGTagggcagcagcggcagcagctgcggtcGCCGGTGATGCGGCACCCGGCGGTGCCGGGGGTGGCCCAGCACCAGCCTATCGGACACGCGCCGTCCGAGAGAATGAACCGCGACGGCCTGAAccggaagaggacgatgacgatcacgaGGCGGAGGAGCAGaacgattcgtcgtcgtcggaaccgagcaacagcgacgacgattCAACTGCGATCGAGGAAGAGCTGGATCTGTCCGGTTCGAGTACGAGCGATTCGCAGAGCTCCGACTACTCGGATTGGGTCGCGCACGAACCGGGTCGCAATTTGGAACCACCGAAGCGCTCCAAACGAAAGCACGTGCAACGGCGAGCTTACTCCCCGCCGGATCCAGATCAACCGGGCCCAAGCAACTCGGCAACGACgtcagcagccgcagcagcacccggtccTAGTGGGCAGGGTGGTCGCCGATCAACCAAGGTGCGCAAGATTCCGTTGACGCGCGATGGTGAAATACCGGAACAGTTCCGACCGCCGGAGTGGCTATCGGAGGTGATACCACGGAAAGCCCCGTACTACCCGCAGATGGGTGATGAAGTCGTGTACTTCCGGCAGGGTCACCAGCGGTACCTCGAGGCAGTACGCGCGAAGGCAGTGTACGCACTGGGCAACCGCAGTGAACCGTGGGCGTCGATGGAGATTCAGGAGCACGAGCTGTGTAAGGTGATCGGTATCAAGTACGAGATACGGCCGCCCCGGTTGTGCTGCCTCAAGCTGGCCATCATTACGCAGGAGGGTGAACTGACgggccgttcgttcgcgatcaAGTACCACGACATGCCGGACGTGCTTGACTTTCTGGTGTTGCGGCAAACGTTCGACACCTCGGTCGGTCGTAGCTGGGGCCCAGGCGATCGGTTCCGGTGCATGATCGAGGACGTCTGGTGGACCGGTGCAATCGAATCACGCAACCAGCTGTCTCCCGACTTCCCCGACTCGCACTTTATGTGCTTCCGGGTGCGCTGGGACAATGGCGAGTATGAGCTGATGAGCCCCTGGGATCTGGAACCGGTAGACGAGAGTAGGCAACCGGAGGAggtcggtggtgcggtgccggTATTACCGGAGGAGCTACAGGCCACACTCTACCAACCGAAGGCCGAAGAGTGGCCCCGGGGGGACCGGGATGGATCGTGCCGGCGGATTATCGCTGGGCTCGAGCAGGTGATGGGGCTCGCGATCGCCGACCTGTTTCTCGCACCGGTCGATCTTAACCTCTACCCCGAGTATGCCTTCGTCGTCGAGTATCCGATCGATCTGAACACGATCAAGTCACGGTTCGAGAATCGGTTCTACAGGCGCGTCACCTCGGCCCAGTTCGACGTGCGCTATCTGGCCACCAACGCGGAGAAGTTCAACGAATCACACAGCACGATCGTGCGCAACGCACGCATCATCACCGATCTCTGTCTGCGCATTTTAAG TGATCTCAACGAAATCGATGTACCGGCCGTTTACCATCAGCTGGTGGACACGTACCTGTCGTCTGATTCGGAAACGGAAGCCCACCGCCGTGCCGCTGGCCCATCCTCTTCTTCGACGAGGGGCGGTGGGGCGGATGGTGCCGGTCCATCCGGTCTGAGTGGTGCTAGCGCTAGTGCCAGTGCTCGCCGTGCACCGGCCGGTGGATCGCGGCGATCGCGTCGCCTCGTGCCAGAAGGTGACTGGCGGGTGGATTGCCgcgagctgctcgagatgATCTGGCAGTGCGATGATTCCGAACCATTCCGCGAACCCGTCGATACGATCGAGCATCCGGACTATCTGCAGATCATCGACACGCCGATGGATCTGCGCACGATCAAGGAGGATCTGCTGGGCGGTAACTACGAGACGCCGCTCGACTTCTACAAGGACATGAAGTTGATCTTCCAGAACTCCCGCAACTACAACACCAACAAGCGGTCGAGG ATCTACTCGATGACGCTGCGGTTGAGCACACTGTTCGAAGCTCACATCAAACCGATCATCTACGTGTGGAAGTCGGCTCGGCGACGAGGGAAGGCCGCCGTGCGTGGGAaacgtagtggtggtggtggtggtggtgccacggccggtggtagcggtgctccatcggcagcagcgggTAGCAGCAGAAGTGGTGGTTCTGGATGGTATGAAGGAGAACCGGGCGCCGGACCATCCGGTACCAATGGACTATCCTCGTCATCGGCTCATTCGTCCAAGCGTCGCCGGCTGGCAGAACGGCGTCGTAGAgttcacgatgatgatgacgatgacgatgatgacgacgacgatgatgatgatgttggtgaggATGGTCCAGGGccgagcagtagcagtgggCGACGTCAGCGAGCCGCGTTGGGTCTGAACAGCAGTAGCGGTTCATCGCGAACAGCCGCCAGCCGTccggatgatgaggaggacgatgatgacgatgatgatgaggatgatgaggatgcaGCCGGCAGCCGTCGTCGTACAGGAGTTAGCAAACGATCGcgtaacggtggtggtggtgcgatggtagcagcatcatcgaggCGCCGCGGTAGACCATCATCGAACGGTGTGTCCTCATCGAGCCAGAATGTGATAGAGCCGTCCGGGGGAAGTCAACGTGCTCGTGCGCGAACGCTCCGTGGTCGGCGTGCACtcgaagaggacgaggaagacgaggaagaggaggcagCAGTCGGAACGGAGAGTGATGCCAGCACGAGCGACGATACGACGACGGATGATTCGGAcagtgatgacgatgacgatgacgatgatgatagtaCGGGAGTGCCGGTGTCTCATCGGGCCGATTACGATTCCGGTGAGATGTACGATCCGTACAAGCGGCGCAAGCGGCGTCCGGCCACCAATCCATCGTCAGCGCgcaagcgaaagaagaaggaaaagaagaaggtccATCGCAGTAGGCGGCAGGTGAGCTCCACCACGAAGCGCAAGAATGGTGTCTCGGGGGCGGCCACCATGGCAAccaatgctggtggtggtggtgcctcaACCAGCGGTGCTCCGTCGCGCCAAAGCGTCCGACAGGATCTGTTCGGTGTGacgtcagcatcatcggccGTAGCCGGATCTTCACGTGCCCTCCGCaatggatcggatcgatcaccaccatcttcctcCACGTTACCAAACAGCCGTGACGGAAGCaagccaaagcagcagcagcagcaagcaaacaacaagcgCCCACGTCGTCTGGCACGCAATCAGGTGGCGTCATCCgacgaagaagatgacgacgatgatgatgaagatgatgatgaagatcaCGAAGCCGCTGGCGAAGGTGGAGCCGGACCACCGCCAAGCAAACGTAGCCGTGGTCGGTACGAGTCGGACCACAGCTACCACAAGGAGCGCCCCAAGACATCACGGATCGTTTCGGACACGGACAATGAGGAAGCGGAACCACCACGCTCGACACGTGGCAGCGTACGGCGGGCACAAGCTGAGTGGGGCAAGAGCGAAGACAGCCTCGAAGGTCCCGctaatgacgatgacgacgatgacggcgatgatgatgatgataatgaggaTAGGACCGCCACTGGTACCACTACGAGCCGCAGTCGACGCATAATGGATGAGGAGGACGAACCGGGACCGAGTGGGGGTCGCTCTGTGGGAGCCACAGCCGGTGCCTCCGCTAGTACATCGTCTGGCCGTCAAATGCGCACCCGCAAACCGATCGTCATGTCCGATCATGACGAGCACCACAGTCCAGAGGAGACGGCCAACATCAGCAAGCGTGGATCCGCTAGTCACCATCATCCTTcgtcacgatcatcatcacgtcgTGCGTTTGCGGCAACGGAGAGAAACGGAGACGCCGCCGGCCCCGGCCCTTCGGGACTCCGTGGTCGCCGTTTGCGTGGGGTCGTTGCATCCACCTCGAGtgcagccacaccaccaccgcacacggTCGATCACAACTACGGCGAACCGGGTCCATCGTCTTCTGcggcggccaccagcacggGCAGTAGTCGGGCGAGCCGGGGAGTTGTTGTTTCCTCAGCCTCAGTCGCCACTACCGCCGTAACCGTTGGTAGTGGTACGATGGTGTCTGGTGGAACAGCTGCTTCGGTTCTACGTAGGACACGCAATCGCAGCTCCACCACGGTGCTCTCGCGCCATCAACGAAACGCGGACGAGCTAGACCAggcgacggtgatggtggagcagcaggagtcCTCCTCGTCTTTGCTAGTGAGAACGGAAGAGTCGTCGACACGGCGAGGAAACCACCTACTTCCACGCCGTAACCGTCGTCCTAATGATGATGtggaccatgatgatgatgatgatgatgatgacgatgatgacgacgaggatgatgtgCCGTTGCGAGCGGCGCCTGGATTGCGCCAGCTACGAAGTCGACGACCGGTGTCtacgaagcgaagaaaaaggggcGTTTCCTCGTCGCACGATGAGCAGCACGAGCTGGAAGACGAACACGGGGACGGGGATGAGCCAGAGGATGAAGCCGCCGAGGAagaacacgatgatgatgcgagcaGTGATTCGGACGATGATAATACGCCGCTCCATGTgatggcagcggcagctgcagcaacggcTGCAGCCGCTACACGAACACGCGGTCGTCGGTCGCAAACGGTTGCAGCAACCACCGGTACCGCTGCGACGAACCGTGGCATGCGTGGCACACCGAAGAAAAGCCAATCGTCGTCAGAATCGCAGTCAATGGTGGCACCGGGTAGTGGAAGCCGCGCTCGCCGGAAAGAACGCTACACATCGGATGAAGAGTATGAG CTGCCTGGACCGTCGAGTGGCCGTTCGACACGCAAACTGAAGCGGCTCCGTTACAACGAGGAGTCGGATGAGGAAGAAggcgccgatgatgatgcagatcaAGGGCAGCATCGCCGTCACCATAACGCCAACCATCGAAGTATGCGGCGCGGCAGTAATCCAGCTATGCACCGTCGCCAGCAGCGACGTCACCATCgcgacgaggaagacgacgatgacgatgatgcagaGGATGATGACATTCAGCGTGCGCTGGAAAACATTCGGCAACGTTCGCGCCGTCTGCCAGTATCAACAGCCGAGACAACGCAGCAACACTCCTACG TCgtacggcaacagcagcagcaatccagtGCACGATATCGACGCAGCTGA